In the Nerophis ophidion isolate RoL-2023_Sa linkage group LG01, RoL_Noph_v1.0, whole genome shotgun sequence genome, one interval contains:
- the LOC133561367 gene encoding syntaxin-10-like isoform X2 — MSAPKTPGSGIVESNPGKFRLGEDELRERRGFVEQTRKSVQEMKDHLSSPAAVAQAEKKNKEALLAASAPDRSTGLEAHLVSNNSRYLQDQQEQQQLIMQEQDDHLELVSGSIRVLKDMSGRIGDELDQQAVILGDFGDEMDQTSSRMDSVLKKLEKVSHMTSSRRQWCAIGMLAAVLVVVLILFFAL, encoded by the exons ATGTCAGCACCAAAAA CACCCGGCTCAGGTATCGTGGAGTCCAATCCGGGGAAGTTCCGTTTAGGCGAAGATGAGCTTCGGGAGAGGAGAGGCTTTGTGGAGCAAACCAGGAAGTCCGTGCAG GAGATGAAGGACCACCTGTCCAGTCCAGCAGCCGTGGCTCAGGCGGAGAAGAAGAACAAGGAG GCCCTGCTGGCTGCATCGGCCCCTGACAGGTCGACGGGTCTGGAGGCCCATTTGGTGTCGAACAACTCCAGATACCTCCAAGATCAGCAGGAACAGCAGCAG ctGATCATGCAGGAGCAGGACGATCATCTGGAGCTGGTGTCTGGAAGCATCCGAGTCCTCAAAGACATGTCAGGACGTATTGGAGATGAACTGGACCAGCAGGCCGT TATTTTGGGAGACTTTGGGGACGAGATGGACCAGACGTCGTCTCGCATGGACTCTGTCCTCAAGAAGCTGGAGAAGGTCTCTCACATGACCAGca GCCGTCGCCAGTGGTGCGCCATCGGCATGCTGGCGGCCGTCCTCGTCGTCGTCCTCATCCTCTTCTTCGCTCTCTGA
- the LOC133561367 gene encoding syntaxin-10-like isoform X1 — protein sequence MSLEDPFFVVKGEVQKATARARGLFDRWEELLQDGTQVSRDELDWSTNELRNCLRAIDWDLEDLSETISIVESNPGKFRLGEDELRERRGFVEQTRKSVQEMKDHLSSPAAVAQAEKKNKEALLAASAPDRSTGLEAHLVSNNSRYLQDQQEQQQLIMQEQDDHLELVSGSIRVLKDMSGRIGDELDQQAVILGDFGDEMDQTSSRMDSVLKKLEKVSHMTSSRRQWCAIGMLAAVLVVVLILFFAL from the exons ATGTCGCTGGAGGACCCGTTTTTCGTCGTGAAAGG GGAGGTGCAGAAGGCCACTGCGCGTGCTCGCGGCCTGTTCGACAGGTGGGAGGAGCTACTGCAGGATGGAACTCAG GTGAGTCGCGACGAGCTGGACTGGAGCACCAACGAGTTGCGCAACTGTCTGCGAGCCATCGACTGGGACCTGGAGGACCTGAGCGAGACCATCA GTATCGTGGAGTCCAATCCGGGGAAGTTCCGTTTAGGCGAAGATGAGCTTCGGGAGAGGAGAGGCTTTGTGGAGCAAACCAGGAAGTCCGTGCAG GAGATGAAGGACCACCTGTCCAGTCCAGCAGCCGTGGCTCAGGCGGAGAAGAAGAACAAGGAG GCCCTGCTGGCTGCATCGGCCCCTGACAGGTCGACGGGTCTGGAGGCCCATTTGGTGTCGAACAACTCCAGATACCTCCAAGATCAGCAGGAACAGCAGCAG ctGATCATGCAGGAGCAGGACGATCATCTGGAGCTGGTGTCTGGAAGCATCCGAGTCCTCAAAGACATGTCAGGACGTATTGGAGATGAACTGGACCAGCAGGCCGT TATTTTGGGAGACTTTGGGGACGAGATGGACCAGACGTCGTCTCGCATGGACTCTGTCCTCAAGAAGCTGGAGAAGGTCTCTCACATGACCAGca GCCGTCGCCAGTGGTGCGCCATCGGCATGCTGGCGGCCGTCCTCGTCGTCGTCCTCATCCTCTTCTTCGCTCTCTGA